In Bacteroidales bacterium, the genomic window GATATTCACCTTATAAGCCACACCACGAATGATTCCTCGTAATTCGGAAGTGGTGTGCCGGATCACATATTTCCCACCCATCACCATAGGCTTTTCACTGAGCCAGCATAGCATCAGATCCACCTCCTGAGCCACCTTGGGCTTCTGGGCCACCGGAACAATCATGTCCCCCCGGCTGATATCGATGTCATGGGCCAGCCGGAATGTTACCGACTGCGGAGGATAGGCCTCCTTCAGCTCCCCTGTCATGGTGTCAATTGCCACCAGGGTGGTCTCAATTCCAGTGGGAAGCACCGCCACCTTTTCACCCGGTTTCCAGACTCCCCCGGCAATACGACCGGCATAACCGCGGTAGTCGTGAAATTCATCCCGCTGAGGCCGTATCACATACTGTACGGGGAAGCGCCGGTTCACGAAATCGGCATCGCTTCGGATATCGATGGTTTCCAGTGCCTCCAGCAGGGTGGGCCCTTCATACCAGTTCATGAGCTCACTGCGGTCCACCACATTGTCCCCCTTCAGGGCACTGATGGGTATAAAACGGACATCAGCAATATTGAGCTGCTCCTTAAAGGGTTCAAACTGGGTCTGGATTTCTTTAAATACCTCCTCCTTATACTCAACCAGGTCCATCTTGTTGATGCAGATCAGGATGTGAGGGATCTCCAGCAATGCGGCGATAAAGGAGTGGCGGATGGTCTGCTCCAGCACCCCGTGCCGGGCATCCACCAGGATGATGGCCAGATTGGCTGTGGAGGCCCCGGTAACCATGTTGCGCGTATACTGCACATGCCCGGGAGTATCCGCGATGATGAACTTTCTTTTGGGCGTGGCAAAGTAGCGGTAGGCCACATCAATGGTAATTCCCTGCTCC contains:
- a CDS encoding GTP-binding protein; protein product: MSNRENPAPGYLDMELLRFTTAGSVDDGKSTLIGRLLYDSKAIFEDQMEQLEKASERRGEVQVNLALLTDGLRAEREQGITIDVAYRYFATPKRKFIIADTPGHVQYTRNMVTGASTANLAIILVDARHGVLEQTIRHSFIAALLEIPHILICINKMDLVEYKEEVFKEIQTQFEPFKEQLNIADVRFIPISALKGDNVVDRSELMNWYEGPTLLEALETIDIRSDADFVNRRFPVQYVIRPQRDEFHDYRGYAGRIAGGVWKPGEKVAVLPTGIETTLVAIDTMTGELKEAYPPQSVTFRLAHDIDISRGDMIVPVAQKPKVAQEVDLMLCWLSEKPMVMGGKYVIRHTTSELRGIIRGVAYKVNINSLEENHEDQSVGLNEIARITLKTSKPIFYDSYKDNHITGSIIIIDEATNNTVGAGMII